From the Clostridium putrefaciens genome, one window contains:
- the fliJ gene encoding flagellar export protein FliJ, which yields MTAFNFRLQKLLDIRTEKEEESKKHFSEAQSQKDKTEDLLNVMKQNYSKYNNVLNVGSVIEQKIKRNYLNELNTSIDEKVLELDKRIIILEDKRRDLKTKQVDRKTVEILRQKREVEFLDLEKHMEQTQNDEFALYGYMRNRERR from the coding sequence GTGACCGCATTTAATTTCAGACTTCAAAAACTTTTAGATATAAGAACAGAAAAAGAAGAGGAAAGTAAAAAACATTTTAGTGAAGCTCAAAGTCAGAAGGATAAAACAGAAGATTTATTAAATGTGATGAAACAAAATTACAGTAAGTATAATAATGTATTAAATGTTGGAAGTGTTATAGAACAAAAGATAAAAAGGAATTATCTTAATGAATTAAATACTTCAATAGATGAAAAGGTCTTGGAGTTAGATAAAAGAATAATAATTTTAGAAGATAAAAGAAGAGATCTAAAGACAAAACAAGTAGATAGAAAAACTGTAGAAATATTAAGGCAAAAAAGAGAAGTAGAATTTTTAGACTTAGAAAAGCATATGGAGCAAACCCAAAATGATGAGTTTGCTTTATATGGATATATGAGAAATCGTGAAAGGAGGTGA
- a CDS encoding FliH/SctL family protein — translation MPSYYNVIKSLEIEGERLIDTCYYKKSEESFLSIEKEDRVLDSYENIGKSIIDNSQKQKDMILKIANEDAVVIKKDAYEDGYKNGYEKGYSDSYEVHMEKALKEAESLLDESRSKANYILKNAREDFENYLQLKKDEIINLSYEIAKSILKKEVSKEDGIDSTILEALKEHRNNKVFIIRCGECHSEHIKEVVLKWKNEFALQGDIFVIKDNSLGDGNAVIEKDNGTITVGIDTGLENIKKELY, via the coding sequence ATGCCATCGTATTATAATGTTATTAAAAGTTTAGAAATAGAAGGCGAAAGACTAATAGATACTTGCTACTATAAAAAAAGTGAAGAAAGCTTTTTGTCTATTGAAAAAGAAGATAGAGTCCTAGATAGCTATGAGAATATAGGGAAGTCTATTATAGATAATTCGCAGAAACAAAAGGATATGATACTAAAAATAGCTAATGAGGATGCTGTTGTTATAAAAAAAGATGCTTATGAAGATGGGTACAAAAACGGCTATGAAAAAGGATATAGTGATTCTTATGAAGTGCATATGGAAAAGGCTTTGAAAGAAGCTGAATCCTTATTAGACGAGAGTAGGTCTAAAGCCAACTATATTCTTAAAAATGCTAGAGAAGATTTTGAAAATTATCTTCAGTTAAAAAAAGATGAAATTATAAATTTATCTTATGAGATAGCTAAAAGCATATTAAAAAAAGAAGTATCTAAAGAAGACGGTATAGATAGTACAATATTGGAGGCATTGAAAGAACATAGAAACAATAAGGTATTTATAATAAGATGTGGAGAGTGTCATTCAGAACATATAAAAGAAGTTGTTCTAAAATGGAAAAATGAATTCGCATTGCAGGGAGATATATTTGTTATAAAAGATAACTCACTTGGAGATGGAAATGCAGTTATAGAAAAGGATAATGGAACTATTACAGTAGGGATAGATACAGGTCTTGAAAATATTAAAAAGGAGCTTTATTAA
- a CDS encoding flagellar hook-length control protein FliK: MIQGINKVNGYGNSNDPKNLIRGKKNESKSFEQSLDFTADKCSNKTNKVKVDKSQGVGRSFQDKDIKLSKACKLNTEEDETNEDIKKYIKDLVDNPSALMELLNSLKKDNSHLDLMKMLSAETLSKVNNLGINDLSFDNEMFSEGDIKLIEASLNNINNLSSEEFDFVNESNSNNLDMDIINKLIGKEDSKGKSVEDLLGKLKQNYLEEGYQDKTKLVNSEAENRSSLDLNNNEEDKELSLLKNIMGEKDINKDFTKSFMINQSLIDSNATSEVQSSENLVVNKVSVVQDIIKSVKFMESSNMKELIVKINPKELGQIVITLVLEADKMNAKIMANNKEAYSLLNSNLKDLKNGLSDANLKVDQVQVGIFTEDFMSYSNLPQGFFESEFQKEQSRNRGKSENMASIEEGIIEDDNLGIVEDGKINILA; this comes from the coding sequence ATGATCCAAGGTATAAATAAAGTCAATGGCTATGGAAACTCTAACGACCCAAAAAATCTTATTAGGGGTAAAAAGAATGAATCTAAGTCTTTTGAACAAAGTTTAGATTTTACGGCGGATAAATGTTCAAATAAAACCAATAAGGTTAAAGTTGATAAAAGCCAAGGTGTGGGGAGAAGCTTCCAAGATAAAGATATAAAACTTTCAAAAGCATGTAAATTGAATACTGAAGAGGATGAAACTAATGAGGATATTAAAAAATACATTAAAGATTTAGTTGATAATCCTTCAGCTCTTATGGAACTTTTAAATTCCTTAAAGAAAGATAATAGTCATTTAGATTTAATGAAGATGCTTTCAGCAGAAACATTAAGTAAAGTGAATAATCTTGGAATAAATGATCTGTCCTTTGATAATGAAATGTTTTCAGAAGGAGATATAAAATTAATTGAGGCTTCTTTAAATAATATTAACAATTTATCTTCTGAAGAGTTTGATTTTGTTAACGAATCTAATTCTAATAACTTAGATATGGATATTATAAACAAGCTTATTGGAAAAGAGGATTCAAAAGGAAAGAGTGTTGAAGATTTATTAGGTAAGTTAAAACAAAATTATTTAGAAGAAGGATATCAAGATAAGACTAAATTAGTTAATTCTGAAGCAGAAAACAGAAGTTCTTTAGACTTAAATAACAATGAAGAGGATAAAGAATTAAGTTTATTAAAAAATATAATGGGTGAAAAAGACATTAACAAAGATTTCACTAAAAGTTTTATGATAAATCAAAGTCTTATTGATAGTAATGCAACATCAGAAGTGCAAAGTAGCGAAAACTTAGTGGTAAATAAAGTAAGCGTGGTTCAAGATATAATTAAATCAGTAAAGTTCATGGAAAGTAGTAATATGAAAGAACTTATAGTGAAAATTAATCCAAAAGAATTAGGTCAGATAGTAATAACACTTGTACTAGAAGCTGATAAAATGAATGCAAAGATAATGGCTAACAATAAAGAAGCGTATAGTTTATTAAATTCAAATTTAAAGGACTTAAAAAATGGACTTTCTGATGCGAATTTAAAGGTAGATCAAGTTCAAGTAGGTATATTTACAGAAGACTTTATGTCTTACTCAAATTTACCACAAGGTTTTTTTGAAAGCGAGTTTCAGAAAGAACAATCTAGAAATAGAGGTAAATCTGAGAATATGGCTTCAATAGAAGAAGGAATTATAGAAGATGATAATTTAGGCATTGTAGAAGATGGAAAGATTAACATTTTAGCTTAG
- the fliI gene encoding flagellar protein export ATPase FliI, with amino-acid sequence MLQIDFNEIIKRVKQCNTHYIEGKVKKVIGLTVEVEGIKAFVGELCTIYNEKNMPIICETVGFKDDDVILMPLGELIGISPGCKVVPEGKPLSVECSDDLFGKVLDGLGRPLEGEKIQKGELYALDREPPDPLKRRRIKSVLPTGIRAIDGFLTCGEGQRIGIFAGSGVGKSTTLGMISKYAKADVNVIALIGERGREVLDFIEKDLGEEGLKKSIIVCVTSDKPALVRIKGAFTATAIAEYFRDKGKKVILMMDSVTRFAMAQREVGLAIGEPPATKGYTPSVFAMLPRLMERSGMSDKGSITAFYTVLVDGDDFNEPIADAVRGILDGHIVLSRTLAHKNHYPAIDILNSVSRLMPEIAEDEHKDAASFARDMLATYKDSEDLISIGAYVKGSNRKIDTAINYNEVLNAYLMQGVDEHSDFDFSVEKLINIFN; translated from the coding sequence ATGCTTCAGATAGATTTTAATGAGATAATAAAAAGAGTTAAACAATGCAACACACATTATATAGAAGGAAAAGTTAAAAAGGTTATAGGGTTAACTGTAGAAGTAGAGGGTATAAAGGCTTTTGTTGGAGAACTGTGTACCATATATAATGAAAAAAATATGCCTATCATTTGTGAAACCGTTGGATTCAAAGATGATGATGTTATTCTCATGCCTTTAGGGGAACTTATAGGCATTTCTCCTGGATGTAAAGTAGTTCCAGAAGGCAAACCCTTAAGTGTAGAGTGTAGTGATGATTTATTTGGGAAAGTATTAGATGGTCTTGGAAGACCCTTAGAAGGGGAGAAAATTCAAAAGGGTGAATTATATGCCTTGGATAGAGAACCACCAGATCCTTTAAAAAGAAGACGAATAAAAAGTGTTCTGCCTACAGGTATAAGAGCTATAGATGGATTCTTAACATGTGGTGAGGGACAAAGGATAGGTATATTTGCAGGTTCTGGGGTAGGGAAAAGCACTACACTTGGTATGATATCAAAATATGCAAAAGCAGATGTAAATGTTATTGCACTTATCGGAGAAAGAGGTAGAGAAGTTTTAGATTTTATAGAAAAAGATTTAGGTGAAGAGGGGCTAAAGAAGTCAATAATAGTATGTGTTACATCTGATAAACCTGCTCTTGTAAGAATTAAGGGAGCTTTTACAGCTACAGCCATAGCAGAGTATTTTAGAGATAAAGGTAAAAAGGTTATCTTAATGATGGATTCTGTAACTAGATTTGCTATGGCACAAAGAGAAGTAGGACTTGCTATTGGAGAACCTCCAGCAACAAAAGGATATACTCCTTCTGTATTTGCTATGTTACCGCGACTTATGGAGAGATCAGGAATGTCTGATAAAGGATCAATAACAGCATTTTATACGGTTTTAGTTGATGGGGATGATTTTAATGAGCCTATAGCAGATGCTGTTAGGGGTATATTGGATGGACACATAGTTTTATCTAGAACTTTGGCCCATAAAAATCATTACCCAGCTATCGATATATTAAATAGTGTTAGTAGATTAATGCCGGAAATTGCAGAAGATGAACATAAAGATGCAGCTTCTTTCGCAAGAGATATGTTAGCTACTTATAAAGATTCTGAGGATCTTATAAGTATAGGGGCTTATGTGAAAGGGAGCAATAGAAAGATTGATACTGCTATAAATTATAATGAGGTTCTAAATGCATACTTAATGCAAGGTGTAGATGAACATTCAGACTTTGATTTTAGCGTTGAAAAGTTAATCAATATATTTAATTAG
- a CDS encoding flagellar FlbD family protein — MVKLMGLNQKGFILNSEHIEKIEEVPETLITLVNGKKYIVLDTSEEVINKVIKYKNKIFNLNL, encoded by the coding sequence ATGGTAAAACTAATGGGGCTTAATCAAAAAGGGTTTATACTTAATTCAGAACATATAGAGAAGATTGAAGAGGTACCTGAAACTCTTATAACTTTAGTTAATGGAAAAAAGTACATAGTACTAGATACTTCAGAAGAAGTAATAAATAAGGTTATTAAATACAAAAACAAGATATTTAATTTAAATTTGTAG
- a CDS encoding flagellar hook capping FlgD N-terminal domain-containing protein — protein sequence MPGINNPVKYESKSMSVQDNYTSRRTKVVKNGGGLDKNSFLKILSAELSNQDPSNAKDTTAYIAQMAQFASLEQMTNLNNTVSSMSSSTLIGKGVTLNYADDNGKPYTGIVRATENRRGEMVLGVEVKKDDKTEVLEFALGDVISILDVPNLNVENINTNTSLLYASSLIGKQVELSGDKPDEVIKGLVTGVFREKGLVNVSVKFETGEIKDYSYTKINKISQ from the coding sequence ATGCCAGGTATAAATAATCCAGTTAAATATGAATCAAAGAGTATGTCTGTTCAAGATAATTATACTTCAAGAAGAACAAAGGTAGTAAAGAATGGTGGAGGGTTAGATAAAAATTCCTTTTTAAAGATTTTATCTGCAGAACTTTCAAATCAAGATCCATCTAATGCAAAGGATACAACAGCTTATATAGCACAAATGGCTCAGTTTGCATCCTTAGAACAGATGACGAATTTGAACAATACAGTTTCAAGCATGTCTTCAAGCACCCTTATAGGTAAAGGTGTAACTCTTAATTATGCTGATGATAATGGGAAACCTTATACAGGAATAGTAAGGGCTACAGAAAACAGACGTGGAGAAATGGTGTTAGGGGTAGAGGTTAAAAAAGATGATAAAACAGAAGTTTTAGAGTTTGCCCTTGGTGATGTTATTTCAATATTAGATGTTCCAAATCTTAATGTAGAAAATATAAACACTAATACTTCATTGCTGTATGCGTCATCTCTTATTGGAAAACAAGTGGAACTATCAGGAGATAAGCCGGATGAAGTAATAAAGGGTTTAGTTACTGGAGTATTTAGAGAAAAAGGACTTGTTAATGTAAGTGTAAAGTTTGAAACCGGAGAAATAAAAGATTATTCCTATACTAAGATAAATAAGATATCACAGTAA
- the fliG gene encoding flagellar motor switch protein FliG: protein MPKDNDKLSGVQKAAILFITLGPEASAGIIKRLPEEEIRKITYEIANITTLKQSQRQGILQEFIEMNRARDYLVEGGLEYAKNLLGRAFGPQRTKEILDKVTEDTQQYRPFSIARKADANQLMNVISNEHPQTIALILCYLQPDKAGQLLSSLPEDVQAVVAYRIATMSNTSPMVIREIEKVLDSKLSSVVRSDVTIIGGVPTLVDILNRVDRTTEKNITEDLEREDPELAEKVKDSMFVFEDIISLGNLAIQRVLREIDVKELSLALKGCSEEVANCIFENQSKRASASLKEDMEFLGPVRIMDVEKSQQKIVAIIRRLDESGEIVIARGGEDAIVL, encoded by the coding sequence GTGCCAAAAGATAATGATAAACTTTCAGGTGTACAAAAGGCAGCTATACTTTTCATTACTTTAGGACCGGAAGCGTCTGCTGGTATAATAAAGAGATTGCCAGAAGAAGAGATAAGAAAAATAACTTATGAGATAGCTAATATAACTACGTTAAAGCAGTCTCAAAGACAGGGGATACTTCAGGAGTTTATAGAGATGAATAGGGCAAGGGATTATTTAGTAGAGGGTGGATTAGAATATGCTAAGAATCTTTTGGGCAGAGCATTTGGACCTCAAAGAACTAAAGAAATACTAGATAAAGTAACAGAGGATACACAACAATATAGACCTTTTTCAATTGCTAGAAAGGCAGATGCTAATCAACTTATGAATGTAATATCAAATGAGCATCCACAAACTATAGCATTAATACTTTGCTATCTTCAACCTGATAAGGCAGGACAACTTTTATCGTCACTACCAGAAGATGTACAAGCAGTGGTAGCGTACAGAATAGCTACAATGAGTAACACATCGCCAATGGTTATAAGGGAAATAGAAAAGGTGTTAGATAGTAAATTATCTTCTGTAGTAAGAAGCGATGTAACAATAATAGGTGGAGTTCCAACACTTGTAGATATCTTAAATCGAGTAGATAGGACTACAGAGAAAAATATTACAGAAGATTTAGAACGAGAAGATCCAGAACTTGCAGAAAAGGTTAAAGATTCTATGTTTGTATTTGAGGATATTATATCACTAGGAAATTTAGCTATACAAAGAGTCTTAAGAGAAATAGACGTAAAAGAGTTATCTTTAGCACTTAAAGGATGTTCTGAGGAAGTAGCAAATTGTATATTTGAAAATCAGTCTAAAAGAGCATCAGCTTCTCTTAAAGAGGATATGGAGTTCTTAGGACCGGTAAGAATTATGGATGTTGAGAAGTCTCAACAAAAGATTGTTGCAATAATAAGAAGACTAGATGAATCAGGAGAAATAGTTATAGCAAGAGGTGGGGAAGATGCCATCGTATTATAA
- a CDS encoding flagellar hook-basal body complex protein, whose product MIRSMYSGISGMRVNQTKLDVVGNNIANSGTTAFKTQRVRFQDMISQNNGSASGASRNLGGVNPKQVGLGVKLAGIDTVISQGNMLPTARNLDVAVDGDGYFLVARGETVFSDGIKIYDPAAPKDFMLPTDSKGLDILYTRDGSFMVDHEGNLLNSDGYRVLGYSILGSGDAKAKPDDITAESIQADGSLNFVDADSKKLQASGDLRTLKIPETVNIVTAAGVEEKRITSFAIEKNGTIKATLEGGAKAVIGQIGMAAFKNPAGLEKLGGNLLMTSPNSGKALIRSGVMPKGAVGAPNLGNEEAYGDVLQGVLEMSNVDLAEQFTDMIIATRSFQANSKAISTGDEILQEIINLKR is encoded by the coding sequence ATGATAAGATCGATGTATTCAGGAATAAGTGGTATGAGAGTTAATCAGACTAAACTTGATGTAGTTGGAAATAATATAGCAAACTCTGGAACTACAGCTTTTAAAACTCAAAGGGTTAGATTTCAAGATATGATAAGTCAAAATAATGGTAGTGCATCAGGAGCAAGTAGAAACTTAGGTGGTGTTAATCCAAAGCAAGTAGGTCTAGGGGTTAAACTTGCAGGGATTGATACAGTAATTAGTCAAGGAAATATGTTACCTACAGCAAGAAATCTAGATGTAGCTGTAGATGGAGATGGATATTTTTTAGTAGCTAGAGGCGAGACAGTCTTTTCTGACGGTATAAAAATTTATGATCCTGCAGCTCCTAAGGATTTTATGTTACCAACAGATTCTAAGGGATTAGATATACTATATACAAGAGATGGGTCATTTATGGTAGACCATGAAGGAAATCTTCTTAATTCTGACGGATACAGAGTATTAGGATATTCCATTTTAGGTAGTGGCGATGCAAAGGCTAAACCTGATGATATAACTGCTGAAAGTATACAGGCTGATGGTAGTTTGAATTTTGTAGATGCAGACTCTAAGAAGTTGCAAGCTAGTGGAGATTTAAGGACCCTTAAGATACCTGAAACGGTAAATATCGTAACTGCAGCTGGGGTTGAAGAAAAGAGAATAACATCTTTTGCTATTGAAAAAAATGGTACTATAAAAGCTACATTAGAAGGTGGTGCAAAGGCTGTTATAGGTCAAATAGGTATGGCTGCATTTAAGAATCCAGCAGGACTTGAAAAATTAGGCGGTAACCTATTGATGACCTCTCCAAACTCTGGAAAGGCCTTAATTAGATCAGGGGTAATGCCTAAAGGGGCAGTAGGGGCACCTAATTTAGGTAATGAAGAAGCTTATGGAGATGTACTTCAGGGTGTGCTTGAAATGTCCAATGTAGATCTTGCAGAACAATTCACAGATATGATAATAGCTACTAGAAGTTTTCAAGCTAATAGTAAAGCGATATCTACAGGAGATGAGATACTTCAAGAGATCATAAACTTGAAAAGATAA
- a CDS encoding TIGR02530 family flagellar biosynthesis protein: protein MSYRIINGRPYVVDNLHIPSCKETYTKDNSKEVTKGKSFNEVLKSKLEKDIKVSNHASERIKDLNIDYIDMEAIKEGMNKAEKKGSKNSLIFYKDVAFIASIQNRTIITVIDKDRAKENVFTNIDSVVIL from the coding sequence ATGAGTTATAGGATAATTAATGGAAGGCCTTATGTAGTAGATAATTTGCACATCCCAAGCTGTAAGGAAACATATACAAAAGATAATAGCAAAGAAGTTACTAAGGGTAAAAGTTTTAATGAAGTTTTAAAATCAAAACTAGAAAAAGATATAAAGGTTTCAAACCATGCATCTGAAAGAATAAAAGATCTAAATATAGATTATATAGATATGGAAGCTATTAAAGAAGGAATGAACAAAGCAGAAAAAAAGGGTTCTAAAAATTCTTTGATATTTTATAAAGATGTGGCGTTTATAGCCAGTATTCAAAATAGAACAATAATAACAGTTATAGATAAAGATAGAGCAAAAGAAAATGTATTTACCAACATAGATAGTGTTGTAATACTGTAG
- the flgB gene encoding flagellar basal body rod protein FlgB, which yields MKSSLIPIERSYDIIKKSLDASSIRGKTIANNMANLNTRGYKKYLVSFEETLNGSFNEFKLKTTKAKHIHKGQNAGEIKVVQDKDSSMREDGNNVDIESEKVNQAANTLMYNTLVTQANSKLSNLRYVINGGGR from the coding sequence ATGAAGAGTTCATTAATACCAATAGAAAGATCTTATGATATTATAAAAAAGTCATTAGATGCTTCATCTATACGAGGAAAAACCATTGCTAATAACATGGCTAATCTAAATACAAGAGGATACAAAAAGTATCTGGTAAGCTTTGAAGAAACTTTGAATGGAAGTTTTAATGAGTTTAAACTTAAGACAACAAAAGCTAAACATATACATAAAGGTCAAAATGCTGGTGAAATCAAAGTTGTACAGGATAAGGATTCCAGTATGAGGGAAGATGGTAATAACGTGGATATTGAGAGCGAAAAGGTTAATCAAGCCGCTAACACACTAATGTACAATACTCTAGTTACGCAAGCAAATAGCAAACTATCTAATTTAAGATATGTTATAAATGGAGGTGGAAGATAA
- the fliE gene encoding flagellar hook-basal body complex protein FliE — MKINGFVPDSAIFENMKVNKKEEKQQNFFEILKKGINEVNNKQVTADLNTESLIKGDKIEVHKVMLATEEAKLSLQMAVQVRNKLLEAYQELNRMQL; from the coding sequence ATGAAGATTAATGGTTTTGTTCCAGATAGTGCAATCTTTGAAAATATGAAGGTTAATAAAAAAGAAGAAAAACAGCAGAATTTTTTTGAAATTTTGAAAAAAGGTATAAATGAGGTAAATAATAAGCAAGTTACTGCAGATCTTAATACAGAAAGTCTTATAAAAGGTGATAAAATTGAAGTGCATAAAGTTATGTTAGCTACAGAGGAGGCTAAGTTATCCTTGCAGATGGCAGTACAAGTTAGAAATAAACTTCTAGAGGCCTATCAAGAATTAAATAGAATGCAATTATAG
- the fliF gene encoding flagellar basal-body MS-ring/collar protein FliF: MEKLKDSFKNLQDKLKSMKLGTKIALGISLVAFVGAIIFLGIYVRSNKYGVLFSNLDPIDAKVVTEKLKEKKVKTEVKGNSIYVPKETVDGLRLELATSISNGSKGYELLDDGNSFGMTDEEFGVKKQRMLQGEVEKTIKSFPQIQNARVHLTPAKDSAFVKESKPGKAAVYVQLKQGEKLEVDQVRSIISLISGSSQSIPKENIEVIDDKMNLLSKEIFDESSISIASLDKHRKAEIDYESKLETTVLDMLETVMGRDRVKVKINSDLDFNSVEESKIVVDPNKVTISESSSKETNTGGGGKITQSPIDNNMNNTIANNNNNANTTSSREELSTNYEVGKTETKLISAPGEVKRITASVVVDGNLDGVTEENIRNLVSNAIGYKADRGDEISVVGMTFDSTVKDNTRKQAEDMEKQVEKENKYKLYKIIGIILGVLLAIIIIIIILKKLKEDKLDDNLSELQLDMNSEINPKEKVEFEPIEFEVNTESNHIEKEIKKYASEKPNQVIDIVKSWIAEDER, translated from the coding sequence ATGGAAAAGCTTAAAGATAGCTTTAAAAATTTACAAGATAAGCTTAAAAGCATGAAACTTGGCACTAAGATTGCCTTAGGAATATCTTTAGTAGCTTTCGTGGGTGCTATCATATTCTTAGGTATATATGTGAGATCTAATAAATATGGCGTGTTATTTTCAAATTTAGATCCAATAGATGCAAAAGTAGTCACAGAAAAGCTTAAAGAAAAGAAAGTTAAAACAGAAGTAAAAGGAAACTCTATTTATGTGCCAAAAGAAACGGTAGATGGACTCAGATTAGAACTTGCTACATCAATTTCAAATGGTAGTAAAGGATATGAACTTTTAGATGATGGAAATTCATTTGGAATGACTGATGAAGAGTTTGGAGTTAAGAAACAAAGGATGCTACAAGGGGAAGTGGAAAAAACTATAAAAAGCTTTCCACAAATTCAAAATGCGAGGGTTCATTTGACACCAGCTAAAGATTCAGCGTTCGTAAAGGAATCTAAGCCAGGAAAAGCAGCTGTATATGTTCAACTTAAACAAGGCGAAAAGTTAGAGGTAGATCAAGTAAGGTCTATAATATCATTAATTTCAGGATCTTCTCAAAGTATCCCTAAGGAAAATATAGAAGTGATAGATGATAAAATGAATTTATTGTCTAAAGAAATATTTGATGAAAGTTCCATTTCTATAGCATCTTTAGATAAGCATAGAAAAGCTGAAATTGATTATGAATCAAAGCTTGAAACTACAGTTCTAGATATGTTAGAAACTGTTATGGGCCGTGATAGAGTTAAAGTTAAAATTAATTCAGATTTAGATTTTAATTCGGTTGAAGAAAGTAAAATTGTTGTAGATCCTAATAAAGTGACTATAAGTGAGTCCTCTTCAAAGGAAACAAATACAGGGGGCGGAGGAAAAATCACACAAAGTCCAATAGATAATAATATGAATAATACCATTGCAAATAATAATAATAATGCTAATACTACAAGTTCAAGGGAAGAGTTAAGTACTAATTACGAAGTGGGGAAAACAGAAACTAAGTTAATATCTGCACCTGGTGAAGTGAAAAGAATTACAGCGTCAGTTGTGGTTGATGGAAACTTGGATGGAGTAACTGAGGAAAATATTCGAAATTTAGTATCTAATGCTATTGGTTACAAAGCAGATAGAGGAGATGAAATAAGTGTTGTAGGAATGACATTCGATTCTACTGTAAAAGATAATACAAGAAAACAAGCTGAAGATATGGAGAAACAAGTTGAAAAAGAAAATAAATATAAACTATATAAGATTATTGGGATAATTTTAGGGGTACTATTGGCTATTATAATTATAATAATAATTCTAAAGAAACTCAAAGAAGATAAATTAGATGATAATTTATCTGAATTGCAACTAGATATGAATAGTGAAATAAACCCTAAGGAAAAAGTTGAATTTGAACCTATAGAATTTGAAGTAAACACTGAAAGTAACCACATAGAAAAAGAAATTAAAAAATACGCTAGCGAAAAACCTAATCAAGTTATTGATATAGTTAAATCGTGGATTGCAGAGGATGAGAGGTGA
- the flgC gene encoding flagellar basal body rod protein FlgC — protein sequence MSSFGAMRISASGLSAERLRMDTISSNIANAKTTRGENGKPYVRKIAIFQSNIEKGLGKSEKCGENLMGVKTVEIVEDESPLRRVYEPSHPDADKDGYVLMPNVNILNEMADVIAASRSYEANVDTLNAMKSMYSKALEIGR from the coding sequence ATGAGTAGTTTTGGAGCTATGAGAATAAGCGCTAGTGGACTTTCAGCTGAAAGGCTTAGAATGGATACAATTTCTTCTAATATTGCAAATGCAAAAACTACAAGAGGAGAAAATGGAAAACCATATGTTAGAAAGATAGCTATATTTCAAAGTAATATAGAAAAGGGTTTAGGGAAAAGTGAAAAATGTGGAGAAAATCTTATGGGTGTAAAAACTGTTGAGATAGTGGAAGATGAAAGTCCTTTGAGACGAGTTTATGAACCAAGCCATCCAGATGCAGATAAAGACGGTTATGTGCTTATGCCAAATGTTAATATATTAAATGAAATGGCAGATGTTATAGCAGCATCGCGTTCTTATGAGGCTAATGTAGACACATTAAATGCTATGAAAAGTATGTACTCTAAAGCATTAGAAATTGGTAGATAG